One window of Paenibacillus albicereus genomic DNA carries:
- a CDS encoding RNA polymerase sigma factor has product MMKEDDRVTVTDEELVQGMMDGDQASFEALVHRYHAPLSGFLQRQLKDPGRAEDVVQETFLKLLRQLKDRRSPDNVQAWLYRVAMNQCRDYWKSSGYQTDRNRFGEPPERKDERPSVVEMAERSETRREIRQTLEELPQVQREVVLLRFYQDLKLQDIADALQLPLGSVKTHLYKALRRLKTKLGKEQEAPKRAEGGEADGIAER; this is encoded by the coding sequence ATGATGAAGGAGGATGACCGCGTGACGGTGACGGATGAAGAATTGGTCCAGGGAATGATGGACGGGGACCAGGCGAGCTTCGAGGCGCTGGTCCACCGCTACCATGCTCCGCTCTCGGGCTTCCTGCAGCGCCAGCTGAAGGATCCCGGGCGTGCGGAGGATGTCGTGCAGGAGACGTTCCTGAAGCTGCTCCGCCAGCTCAAGGACCGGCGCAGTCCGGACAACGTGCAGGCCTGGCTGTACCGGGTGGCGATGAACCAGTGCCGCGATTATTGGAAGAGCTCCGGCTACCAGACCGACCGCAACCGCTTCGGCGAGCCGCCGGAGCGCAAGGACGAGCGGCCCTCGGTCGTGGAGATGGCCGAGCGCTCGGAGACGAGGCGCGAGATCCGGCAGACGCTCGAGGAGCTGCCGCAGGTGCAGCGCGAGGTCGTGCTGCTCCGCTTTTACCAGGATCTCAAGCTGCAGGACATCGCCGACGCGCTGCAGCTGCCGCTCGGTTCGGTGAAGACGCATCTATACAAGGCTCTGCGCAGGCTCAAGACGAAGCTCGGCAAGGAGCAGGAAGCCCCGAAGCGGGCGGAAGGAGGGGAAGCGGATGGAATCGCCGAACGATAA
- a CDS encoding M1 aminopeptidase family protein, with product MIRGVLRQAAMELRSLLLLRWTLLLPAAASVWMLLHTWRLRPESSQDVNLYASDTHQMLLMLTTAIPLLLGVLLMRRDLLHPSAEWLFRLPLSAGSWMAAKWLAGLAYMTLYAAAVGAAYAASALRHGLAFSSMWRHIALYGLLYEHAFALSLALGLFLGVLLPLRFSLPAAFCAWVFGSLFLQAYIRPVYEWSWLKAFYLQPLFENSLLGNEVWSWPLARGELLRIMGFGAAFSLFLLVAGAALLGRHKPPLNRRRPWLLAIVAMLTAAAAFAPFASLEAARDVHRAQLEQMAAAPDERLDPASYRFRLERMDLQVELAGRAGLEVEATLELPTEKGRLLPAEPGRELRYKDPGIVSLLLYPSLQVRSVQLNGVPVAWERKGDSIRFPELMLDADRSVQKIEIRYGGALDEWLSGPGGSESYLAFLRSEALYLPASLGWYPLPGGDTLLALDEDGRLLDRPASALTPDAAYTVVVSGFRAPLFGTLPDKPGSDGTMRFQGVSGAGLTLVGGRFETVRRDGEPIRVVTTPGNRDEAEAFLERFELRREGLEELAASPLNAVRQVFFFPMHLIGAPVEAPSVNRSWHAENDTLFIPQTEHRNLDGYAEDALSDLLLFGDVGRGETMAKENALEDPSGGESVALAIRSAYAYLYNKQRGPDEPYRVEAEGLPAWKSMRSLVQTAYERGDAPLVREVLEHFRGHGLTLPEPPRSGAGERLAADSPPFVTVKDFMREWRERMPDDRWPRMTDDEGG from the coding sequence ATGATCCGAGGAGTGCTCCGCCAAGCGGCGATGGAGCTGCGCTCCCTGCTGCTGCTGCGCTGGACGCTGCTGCTGCCGGCCGCGGCCTCCGTCTGGATGCTGCTGCATACGTGGCGGCTGCGTCCGGAGTCGTCGCAGGACGTCAATCTGTACGCCTCCGACACGCATCAGATGCTGCTCATGCTGACGACCGCCATCCCGCTGCTGCTCGGCGTGCTGCTCATGCGGCGCGACCTGCTTCATCCTTCGGCCGAGTGGCTGTTCCGGCTGCCGCTGTCCGCCGGGAGCTGGATGGCCGCCAAATGGCTGGCCGGACTGGCTTACATGACGCTCTACGCCGCCGCTGTCGGAGCGGCGTACGCCGCCTCGGCGCTGCGGCACGGACTGGCCTTCTCCTCGATGTGGAGGCACATCGCTTTGTATGGCTTGCTGTACGAGCATGCCTTCGCCCTTTCGCTGGCGCTCGGCCTGTTCCTCGGCGTGCTGCTGCCGCTCCGCTTCTCGCTGCCGGCCGCCTTCTGCGCCTGGGTGTTCGGCTCGCTGTTCCTGCAGGCTTACATCCGGCCGGTCTACGAGTGGAGCTGGCTCAAGGCGTTCTACCTGCAGCCGCTGTTCGAGAACAGCCTGCTCGGCAACGAGGTCTGGTCCTGGCCGCTCGCCCGTGGCGAGCTGCTGCGCATCATGGGCTTCGGAGCCGCCTTCTCGCTCTTTCTGCTCGTCGCCGGAGCGGCGCTGCTCGGCCGCCACAAGCCGCCGCTGAACCGTCGCCGTCCGTGGCTGCTGGCGATCGTCGCGATGCTGACCGCAGCAGCGGCATTCGCGCCGTTCGCCTCCCTGGAGGCAGCCCGCGACGTTCATCGCGCCCAGCTGGAACAGATGGCGGCCGCGCCGGACGAGCGGCTCGATCCCGCCTCCTACCGGTTTCGGCTGGAGCGGATGGACCTGCAGGTCGAGCTTGCCGGCCGCGCCGGGCTCGAGGTCGAGGCGACGCTGGAGCTGCCGACCGAAAAGGGGCGGCTGCTGCCCGCGGAGCCGGGGCGGGAGCTGCGCTACAAGGATCCCGGCATCGTGTCGCTGCTGCTTTACCCGTCGCTGCAGGTGCGGTCGGTCCAGCTGAACGGCGTGCCCGTCGCCTGGGAGCGCAAAGGGGACAGCATCCGCTTTCCGGAGCTCATGCTCGATGCCGACCGGTCCGTCCAAAAGATCGAAATCCGCTACGGCGGAGCGCTGGACGAATGGCTGAGCGGACCGGGCGGGAGCGAGAGCTACCTGGCCTTTCTCCGCTCCGAGGCGCTCTACCTGCCCGCTTCGCTCGGCTGGTATCCGCTGCCCGGCGGCGATACGCTGCTCGCGCTGGACGAAGACGGCCGGCTGCTCGACCGCCCGGCGTCCGCGCTGACGCCGGATGCGGCATACACCGTCGTCGTGTCCGGCTTTCGGGCCCCGCTGTTCGGCACGCTGCCGGATAAGCCCGGCTCGGACGGGACCATGCGCTTCCAAGGCGTCTCCGGCGCAGGCCTGACGCTCGTCGGAGGCCGCTTCGAGACGGTCCGTCGCGACGGCGAGCCGATCCGGGTCGTGACGACGCCGGGCAACCGGGACGAGGCGGAAGCGTTCCTGGAGCGCTTCGAGCTGCGCCGCGAGGGGCTGGAGGAGCTGGCCGCTTCCCCGCTGAACGCGGTGCGGCAGGTGTTCTTCTTCCCCATGCACCTGATCGGCGCGCCGGTCGAGGCGCCGAGCGTGAACCGCTCCTGGCATGCGGAGAACGACACGCTGTTCATCCCGCAGACGGAGCACCGCAATCTGGACGGCTACGCCGAGGACGCGCTGAGCGACCTGCTGCTGTTCGGCGATGTCGGGCGCGGCGAGACGATGGCCAAGGAGAACGCGCTGGAGGATCCTTCCGGCGGCGAGTCCGTTGCCTTGGCGATCCGCTCGGCTTATGCTTATCTCTATAACAAGCAGCGCGGTCCGGATGAGCCTTACCGCGTCGAGGCGGAAGGGCTTCCGGCATGGAAATCGATGCGCTCGCTCGTCCAAACGGCGTACGAACGAGGGGACGCGCCGCTCGTGCGCGAGGTGCTGGAGCATTTCCGCGGCCATGGACTGACGCTGCCGGAGCCGCCTCGCAGCGGTGCCGGCGAGCGGCTGGCCGCCGACTCTCCGCCGTTTGTGACGGTGAAGGATTTCATGAGGGAATGGCGCGAGCGCATGCCGGACGACCGCTGGCCGAGGATGACGGATGATGAAGGAGGATGA